The following coding sequences lie in one Alphaproteobacteria bacterium genomic window:
- a CDS encoding AMP-binding protein produces the protein MAAVDNDLNPWVDGLTISDVLRKTAHSYGKNDALVFPKLDFRMSYADLDLMVDRVAKGLIALGIKKGDHVACWATNVPEWPLLQLGTARVGAVLVTVNPAYRSSELAYVLKQGNIKALFLIEQFKSSNYYDIFKDVCPTLPCDKFPALRMVVSMHPTAPSGMMSWKDMLAKGDSVSTQLVKKAEDSLSCDEPINIQYTSGTTGFPKAAMLTHRNILMNGYYVTGCQDITDKDRMCIPVPYYHCFGLVMGTLGAITRGAAMIIPSEYFCPEATLDAMEKENATTIYGVPTMFVAMLSHPSYKTRSFPHIRSGIMAGSPCPIETMKQVMNDMGVKEITIAYGLTESSPVITQTRTDDSIECRVETVGKALPGVEAKIIDPETGETLGVGEQGELCSRGHGTMLGYYNNEEATNACLQSDGWLHTGDIALMREGGYYSITGRIKDMVIRGGENIYPREIEEFLFTHPSITQAAVVGVPDEKYGEELCVWIQTKDSKEVTCEEIREFCKGKLAHYKVPRYVKCVEEFPQTISGKIQKFKIRDAMVDELGLKSQKTA, from the coding sequence ATGGCAGCGGTAGACAACGACCTTAACCCGTGGGTAGATGGTTTAACTATTAGTGATGTGTTGCGCAAAACTGCACATAGCTATGGCAAAAACGACGCACTCGTGTTTCCCAAGCTTGATTTTCGCATGAGCTATGCAGATTTGGATCTGATGGTGGATCGCGTGGCTAAGGGGCTGATTGCTTTAGGTATTAAAAAAGGCGACCATGTGGCGTGCTGGGCAACAAATGTGCCGGAATGGCCATTGCTGCAACTTGGTACAGCGCGGGTTGGTGCGGTGTTGGTGACAGTGAATCCAGCTTATCGTTCAAGTGAGTTGGCCTATGTGCTAAAGCAAGGAAACATCAAAGCGCTTTTTCTGATAGAGCAGTTTAAAAGCTCTAATTATTACGACATATTTAAAGATGTTTGCCCTACATTGCCATGTGATAAGTTTCCGGCCCTCAGAATGGTTGTGTCCATGCATCCCACGGCACCCTCGGGTATGATGTCGTGGAAGGATATGCTGGCAAAAGGCGATAGTGTTTCTACTCAACTTGTGAAGAAAGCAGAAGACAGTCTTTCATGCGATGAGCCGATTAATATTCAATATACTTCAGGTACCACCGGTTTTCCAAAAGCAGCAATGCTTACTCACCGCAATATCCTTATGAATGGCTATTATGTGACTGGATGTCAGGATATTACGGATAAAGACCGCATGTGTATTCCGGTGCCCTATTATCATTGCTTTGGGCTGGTTATGGGAACGCTTGGCGCGATCACCCGTGGCGCGGCAATGATTATTCCTTCAGAATATTTTTGTCCTGAAGCAACGTTAGATGCCATGGAAAAAGAAAACGCCACAACAATTTATGGTGTTCCTACTATGTTTGTGGCCATGCTGTCGCACCCTAGCTATAAGACGCGTAGTTTCCCGCATATTCGTTCTGGAATTATGGCGGGAAGCCCATGTCCCATCGAAACCATGAAACAGGTTATGAATGATATGGGCGTTAAAGAAATTACCATTGCTTATGGCCTTACGGAGTCCTCGCCAGTAATTACACAGACCCGCACTGATGATTCTATTGAATGCCGTGTAGAAACGGTTGGCAAGGCATTGCCAGGAGTGGAGGCGAAAATTATTGACCCCGAAACGGGGGAAACACTAGGCGTGGGAGAGCAAGGCGAATTATGCTCCCGTGGCCATGGAACCATGTTAGGATACTATAATAATGAAGAGGCAACTAATGCTTGCTTGCAAAGCGATGGTTGGCTGCATACCGGCGACATCGCCCTGATGCGTGAGGGAGGATATTATTCTATTACCGGACGCATTAAAGACATGGTGATACGCGGTGGAGAAAATATATATCCTCGCGAAATTGAAGAATTTTTGTTCACTCATCCCTCCATTACCCAAGCGGCTGTGGTGGGTGTGCCCGACGAAAAATATGGCGAAGAACTTTGTGTGTGGATTCAAACTAAAGATAGCAAAGAAGTCACATGCGAAGAAATACGCGAATTTTGTAAAGGTAAGCTTGCACATTATAAGGTGCCGCGCTATGTCAAATGCGTAGAAGAATTTCCGCAGACCATCAGCGGCAAAATCCAGAAATTCAAAATCCGCGATGCGATGGTGGATGAGCTGGGTTTGAAGTCGCAGAAAACGGCGTGA
- a CDS encoding aldehyde dehydrogenase codes for MAKINSPVTIKSEYGNFVGGKFVAPKSGQYFDNISPVNGQVYNRIARSNAQDVAEAIEVAHKAFEKWGKSSPTERANVLLKIADRMEQNLQTLALIETYDNGKPIRECALADVPLAIDHFRYFASAIRMQEGGISEIDETTVAYHFHEPLGVVGQIIPWNFPILMAAWKLAPAVAGGNCVVMKPAEQTPVSIMVLMELIADILPEGVINIVQGFGKEAGTALATSDRIAIIAFTGSTAVGQIIYRNATDNIIPVTLELGGKSPNIFMGDILSHDDALADKAIEGFAMFALNQGEVCTCPSRALVHESMYDQFIEKAIARVQKITVGNPLEMTTMVGSQASKEQLEKILGYLEIGKQEGAKTLTGGKRAEIGSGLEKGYYLEPTILEGTNDMRVFKEEIFGPVVSVTKFKTTEEALKIANDSEYGLASAVWTRDQNTAYQMSRGIQAGRVFVNAYHLYPAHAAFGGYKKSGIGRENHKMMLDHYQQTKCVLTSYSPNAMGFF; via the coding sequence TAAAATCAGAATATGGAAATTTTGTGGGCGGTAAATTTGTTGCTCCAAAATCCGGCCAGTATTTTGATAATATTAGTCCGGTAAATGGTCAGGTATATAATCGTATTGCCCGCTCTAACGCTCAGGATGTTGCTGAAGCTATTGAAGTGGCGCATAAAGCATTTGAGAAATGGGGAAAATCCTCTCCCACCGAGCGCGCAAATGTGTTGCTTAAAATTGCAGACCGCATGGAGCAGAATCTGCAAACGCTGGCATTAATTGAAACATATGACAATGGCAAGCCTATTCGCGAATGTGCTTTGGCTGATGTGCCATTGGCGATAGACCATTTTCGTTATTTTGCCAGTGCTATCCGTATGCAGGAAGGCGGCATTTCTGAAATAGATGAAACCACCGTAGCCTACCATTTCCACGAACCATTGGGTGTGGTAGGGCAAATTATTCCGTGGAACTTCCCTATATTAATGGCCGCGTGGAAGCTTGCACCTGCTGTTGCCGGTGGTAATTGCGTGGTAATGAAACCCGCAGAGCAAACCCCTGTTAGCATCATGGTGCTGATGGAATTGATTGCGGATATTCTGCCTGAAGGTGTCATTAATATTGTGCAGGGTTTTGGCAAAGAAGCAGGTACGGCACTAGCCACCAGCGACCGGATTGCAATAATTGCCTTTACCGGCTCCACCGCCGTTGGGCAAATTATTTATCGCAACGCTACAGACAATATTATCCCTGTAACGCTGGAATTGGGCGGAAAATCGCCAAATATATTTATGGGGGATATTCTTTCTCATGATGATGCCTTGGCCGATAAAGCGATCGAAGGCTTTGCTATGTTTGCTCTCAACCAAGGCGAAGTATGCACTTGCCCGTCACGTGCGCTGGTGCATGAAAGCATGTATGACCAGTTTATCGAAAAAGCCATTGCCCGTGTACAAAAAATCACTGTAGGTAATCCGCTGGAAATGACCACTATGGTCGGCTCTCAAGCATCGAAAGAGCAGTTGGAGAAAATTCTTGGCTATTTAGAAATTGGCAAACAGGAGGGCGCTAAAACGCTCACTGGTGGTAAGCGCGCCGAAATTGGTAGTGGTTTAGAAAAAGGTTATTACCTTGAGCCGACTATCTTAGAAGGCACGAATGATATGCGCGTGTTCAAAGAAGAGATCTTTGGCCCAGTGGTGAGTGTTACCAAGTTTAAAACTACTGAGGAGGCGCTTAAAATTGCCAATGACAGCGAATATGGTCTTGCATCTGCGGTATGGACCCGGGATCAGAATACTGCCTACCAAATGTCGCGGGGCATACAGGCCGGCCGTGTATTTGTAAATGCCTATCACCTATATCCGGCACATGCAGCATTTGGTGGCTATAAAAAATCAGGCATTGGTCGCGAGAACCACAAAATGATGCTGGATCATTATCAACAAACCAAATGTGTTTTGACCAGCTACAGCCCTAACGCCATGGGTTTCTTTTAA